One Planktothrix sp. FACHB-1365 DNA segment encodes these proteins:
- a CDS encoding glycosyltransferase — protein sequence MKALVIAPQPFYTPRGTPFSVYYRTLITAELGVDIDLLTYGEGQDVDIPKVRIIRIPSFPMFGNVKIGPSKLKLFLDIFITLWTIALLVKNRYDFVHAHEEAIFICTLFKPLFKFRLIYDMHSSLPEQLTNFRFTTSQWLIDLFKAMEDACLHTSDATITICPSLYDYALGVIGDKQKVFLIENSIFDEVKVAPKAS from the coding sequence ATGAAAGCTTTAGTCATTGCTCCTCAACCTTTTTATACCCCGCGTGGAACTCCTTTTAGCGTATATTACCGCACGCTAATTACAGCCGAATTAGGAGTTGATATTGATTTACTGACCTATGGCGAAGGTCAAGACGTAGACATTCCCAAGGTTCGGATTATTAGAATTCCCAGTTTTCCGATGTTTGGAAATGTTAAAATCGGCCCTTCAAAACTGAAGTTATTTTTAGATATTTTCATTACCCTGTGGACAATTGCTTTACTCGTTAAAAATCGGTATGATTTTGTTCACGCCCATGAGGAAGCAATCTTTATTTGTACACTGTTTAAACCTTTGTTTAAATTCCGCCTAATTTATGATATGCACTCTAGTCTTCCTGAACAATTAACGAATTTTAGATTTACCACATCTCAATGGTTAATTGATTTATTTAAAGCGATGGAAGATGCTTGTTTACACACCTCTGATGCCACCATTACCATTTGTCCAAGTTTATATGATTATGCTTTAGGGGTGATAGGGGATAAACAAAAAGTTTTCTTAATAGAAAATTCGATTTTTGATGAAGTTAAAGTTGCTCCAAAAGCCTCTTAA
- a CDS encoding SRPBCC domain-containing protein — protein MTRLYTEIKIEAAKRKVWYALCQKQYWCQWNTFLWDRNPNQPFILNQEVTLAVRGCPHEEETVFQPLVQVLQPEICLSWTAEIPGFRNQTLFELQEIGMGRTKYIHHQEFSGWLTRVFLPFIQEDEKRGMERMAYELKEYVEGRGTRNH, from the coding sequence ATGACTCGTTTATATACAGAAATTAAAATAGAAGCTGCCAAGCGAAAAGTTTGGTATGCTTTATGTCAAAAACAATATTGGTGTCAGTGGAATACATTTTTATGGGATCGAAATCCCAATCAACCGTTTATTTTAAACCAAGAAGTCACCTTAGCGGTACGTGGGTGTCCTCATGAAGAAGAAACCGTGTTTCAACCGTTAGTCCAGGTGTTACAACCGGAAATTTGCTTAAGTTGGACAGCAGAAATTCCAGGGTTTCGCAACCAAACTTTATTTGAACTACAAGAAATCGGTATGGGTCGCACAAAATATATTCATCATCAGGAGTTTTCTGGATGGTTAACCCGCGTGTTTTTACCGTTTATTCAAGAGGATGAAAAACGAGGCATGGAACGAATGGCCTATGAGTTAAAAGAGTATGTAGAAGGACGGGGAACTAGAAATCATTAA
- the tilS gene encoding tRNA lysidine(34) synthetase TilS, translating to MWTLLHSQLHRTLRTRQLLPASQRLLVAVSGGQDSLCLIKLLLDLQPKWKWQIAIVHCDHRWRSDSSANGDYIAHLAESWQLPFYRGVATEIPNSEATARQWRYQVLAEMAEEHDYQIIVTGHTKSDRAETLLYNLIRGSGSDGLQALTWQRSLHLESPILKPDLTASIQLVRPLLEISREQTGQFCQEHHLNIWVDTTNEDLHYARNRIRQELLPYLQNYFNPKVESHLAQTAELLRAEVDYLDSLTETLFQQIVVFEKESQKPLKINRLILRQTHEALQRRVSRKILQQVMSTTPNFEQIEKLNALISAPNRSQTDPFPGGIIALVDGDWIVFTLSFN from the coding sequence ATGTGGACTTTATTACATAGTCAACTGCATCGTACCCTGCGAACTCGTCAATTGTTACCTGCATCTCAACGGTTATTAGTGGCAGTATCCGGGGGGCAAGATTCCTTATGTTTAATCAAATTATTATTAGATTTACAACCGAAGTGGAAGTGGCAAATTGCCATTGTCCATTGTGACCATCGTTGGCGGTCTGACTCCAGCGCTAATGGGGACTATATCGCACACCTGGCCGAGTCTTGGCAACTACCGTTTTATCGAGGGGTGGCGACGGAAATTCCTAATAGTGAGGCAACGGCAAGGCAATGGCGTTATCAAGTTTTGGCTGAAATGGCCGAAGAACATGATTATCAAATCATTGTTACAGGTCATACAAAAAGCGATCGCGCGGAAACCCTACTTTATAATTTAATCCGGGGTAGTGGTTCTGATGGTTTACAAGCTTTAACTTGGCAACGTTCTTTACACTTAGAATCTCCTATTCTTAAGCCAGATTTAACGGCTTCTATTCAGTTAGTTCGTCCCTTATTAGAGATTTCTCGTGAACAAACCGGGCAGTTTTGTCAAGAACATCACTTAAACATTTGGGTTGATACTACCAACGAAGATTTACATTATGCGCGCAACCGAATTCGTCAAGAACTGTTACCGTATTTACAAAACTATTTTAATCCTAAAGTTGAATCCCATCTTGCCCAAACAGCCGAATTATTACGAGCAGAAGTTGACTATTTAGACTCATTAACAGAAACCCTTTTTCAACAGATTGTAGTCTTTGAAAAAGAAAGTCAAAAACCCTTAAAAATCAATCGATTGATCTTACGTCAAACCCATGAAGCTTTACAACGTCGAGTCAGTCGAAAAATTTTACAACAGGTTATGTCAACAACTCCTAACTTTGAACAAATTGAAAAATTAAACGCTTTAATTTCAGCCCCCAACCGTAGCCAAACAGACCCGTTTCCAGGGGGGATAATTGCCCTTGTAGATGGGGATTGGATCGTTTTTACTTTGAGCTTTAATTAA
- a CDS encoding zinc ribbon domain-containing protein: protein MAYVCELGAGQRVYLENQGVQTVITLISSSPGQQQQASSSFATGVWSSPPQVFQTPYGMMLKILSEQGEKTLQIQGSSVSVISGTPSMNNSEQLPVHEVTSLPVSPMPGIEVMKPMEPMSSMEPMTPMTMSPMEPMKPLEPMNLKMGDMQMSMNPMEMRMGNMELRMGASAPNKQNFCSQCGASVKPEDRFCSSCGHQL from the coding sequence ATGGCGTATGTATGCGAACTAGGGGCGGGTCAAAGAGTATATTTAGAAAACCAGGGTGTGCAAACCGTTATCACCTTGATTAGTAGTAGTCCAGGACAACAGCAACAAGCGAGTAGCAGTTTTGCCACAGGAGTTTGGAGTTCACCTCCCCAGGTGTTCCAAACTCCTTATGGTATGATGCTCAAAATCCTATCCGAGCAAGGGGAAAAAACCTTACAAATTCAAGGCAGTAGTGTCAGTGTCATCAGTGGAACCCCCTCGATGAACAACTCTGAACAACTACCTGTCCATGAAGTCACCAGTTTACCTGTGTCCCCGATGCCAGGAATAGAAGTGATGAAACCCATGGAACCCATGAGTTCGATGGAGCCGATGACTCCGATGACCATGAGTCCGATGGAACCGATGAAACCCCTAGAACCCATGAACCTAAAAATGGGAGATATGCAAATGAGCATGAACCCGATGGAAATGCGAATGGGGAATATGGAACTGCGAATGGGAGCATCTGCACCGAATAAACAGAATTTTTGTAGTCAATGTGGAGCATCGGTCAAACCCGAAGACCGATTTTGTTCGAGTTGTGGACATCAGTTATAA
- a CDS encoding DUF2126 domain-containing protein has product MSIKVSLNHQISYQFERSVILGPHTVGLRPSPHCRTPILSYSLKIAPSDHQLTWLQDHDGNFLARVNFPQSTDSLKIEVDLIAKIQPINPFNFFIEPDASNYPFQYEPRLAQELIPFLEIRESGELLNQWVKINHKNNIYTLDFLLDLNRKLAELIEYKVRFEPGIQTCEETLEKKIGSCRDTAWLFVQILRHYGLAARFVSGYLIQLSNDIPPVDGPSGPSKDNADLHAWAEVYLPGAGWLGFDPTSGLMAAEGHIPLVCVADPLEARPVYGTFEPAESKLDFSVTVSRYHEIPRVTKPYTEEQWQNINDLGEKVEVDLQRLNVGLTMGGEPTFVSIDDFESPQWRIAALGAEKRQLAGQLLTRLQDKFTQKGGLLHYGLGKWYPGEVLPRWALGCYWRKDGIPLWRNPELYAQEDQDYGYIQQDVLTFIEALVKNLGVKSECIIQAYEPNSNIIAGYTLPILALVKNDAIHWSSCRWRLSNSNKIELLTGDSPIGFRLPLSSLNWHADELEQEAVLPLTHSPILPSSEPLESPINSIRVALSVEARQGKIHVFLPPVSSARSFVDLVATIENTAAQVQYPVILEGYTPPTNSGIIGFQITPDPGVIEVNIHPASDWKELVEITTTLYEEARLCRLGTEKYLLDGRRIPTGGGAHVTIGGKTVYDSPLLRRPDLLRSLITYWQNHPCLTFLFADLFVGPTSQSPRVDEARHESLYDLEIAFQKLNYPANVPPELVDRLLRNLLIDITGNTHRSAFCIDKLYPVENHRNQLGLLEFRAFAMPPHPRMSLLQLLLIRALVSWFWEKPYHYPLIRWGTTLHDRFMLPYYLGEDLKAILRDLQIIGYDFDFDWFAPFFEFRFPRYGEITKEGIELELRHAIEPWHVLGEETASGNTARYVDSSMERLQVKLTNALGNSPNFDSYSTRYIVTCQGRPIPLKSTGNLGEYVGAVRFRARRYASILHPDLDPHNPLIFDIVDTWAERSIGGCTYFVNPPDGKIYQQFPVNHREAEGRMLERFMEMGHTSGLMKIPPLHLNPEYPLTLDLRQMS; this is encoded by the coding sequence ATGTCTATTAAAGTTAGTTTAAACCACCAGATTTCCTATCAGTTTGAACGTTCTGTTATTCTAGGGCCTCATACGGTTGGGTTGCGCCCCTCTCCCCATTGTCGGACACCGATTTTGAGTTATTCCCTCAAAATTGCCCCCTCAGACCATCAACTGACATGGTTACAAGATCATGATGGAAATTTTTTGGCTAGAGTTAACTTTCCTCAAAGCACTGATTCTTTAAAAATTGAAGTGGATTTAATAGCTAAAATTCAACCTATTAATCCCTTCAATTTTTTTATTGAACCCGACGCTTCAAACTATCCCTTTCAATATGAGCCTCGTCTGGCTCAAGAATTAATTCCTTTTTTAGAAATTCGGGAATCAGGAGAATTACTGAATCAATGGGTTAAAATTAATCATAAAAATAATATTTATACCCTTGATTTCTTACTAGATTTGAATCGAAAATTAGCAGAATTAATTGAATATAAAGTTAGATTTGAACCGGGAATTCAGACTTGTGAAGAAACCCTAGAGAAAAAAATCGGTTCCTGTCGAGATACCGCTTGGTTATTCGTACAAATTTTACGCCATTATGGATTGGCGGCGCGATTTGTTTCGGGATATTTAATTCAACTCAGTAATGATATTCCCCCTGTGGATGGCCCTAGTGGACCGTCGAAGGATAATGCCGATTTACACGCTTGGGCGGAGGTTTATTTACCCGGTGCGGGTTGGCTGGGATTTGACCCGACATCGGGTTTAATGGCCGCAGAAGGTCATATTCCGTTAGTTTGTGTTGCTGACCCCTTAGAAGCTCGTCCGGTTTACGGAACTTTTGAACCTGCGGAGTCAAAATTAGACTTTTCGGTAACGGTTTCTCGTTATCATGAAATTCCTAGGGTGACAAAACCTTATACAGAAGAACAATGGCAAAATATTAATGATTTAGGGGAAAAAGTTGAAGTTGATTTACAGCGTTTAAATGTCGGTTTAACGATGGGAGGAGAACCGACTTTTGTTTCTATTGATGATTTTGAATCTCCCCAATGGCGAATTGCAGCACTCGGAGCAGAAAAACGTCAACTGGCTGGACAATTGCTCACCCGTTTACAAGATAAATTTACTCAAAAGGGGGGATTACTTCATTATGGATTAGGGAAATGGTATCCGGGGGAAGTGTTACCCCGTTGGGCGTTAGGGTGTTATTGGCGAAAAGATGGAATTCCCTTATGGCGAAATCCCGAACTTTATGCCCAAGAGGATCAAGATTATGGTTATATTCAACAAGATGTTTTAACGTTTATTGAAGCTTTAGTTAAAAATTTAGGCGTAAAATCAGAGTGTATTATTCAGGCTTATGAACCTAATTCTAATATTATTGCTGGATATACTTTACCGATTTTAGCCCTTGTTAAAAATGATGCGATTCACTGGAGTAGTTGTCGTTGGCGGTTGTCTAACTCCAATAAAATTGAACTGTTAACCGGGGATTCTCCCATTGGATTTCGCTTACCTTTAAGCTCTTTAAATTGGCACGCAGATGAACTTGAACAAGAAGCGGTTCTCCCCTTAACTCATTCTCCAATTCTTCCCAGTTCTGAACCTTTAGAATCTCCCATTAATTCAATTCGTGTGGCTTTAAGTGTAGAAGCAAGACAGGGAAAAATTCACGTTTTTTTACCTCCTGTAAGCTCGGCGCGCAGTTTTGTAGATTTAGTCGCCACGATTGAAAATACAGCCGCCCAGGTTCAATATCCCGTCATTTTAGAAGGATATACACCCCCAACCAATAGCGGGATTATTGGGTTTCAAATTACTCCAGACCCCGGCGTGATTGAAGTTAATATTCATCCGGCTTCTGATTGGAAAGAATTAGTTGAAATTACCACAACGTTATATGAAGAAGCGAGATTATGCCGTTTAGGAACGGAAAAATATCTCTTAGATGGACGACGGATTCCAACGGGGGGTGGCGCTCATGTTACTATTGGCGGAAAAACGGTTTATGATAGTCCCTTATTACGCCGTCCTGATTTATTAAGAAGTTTAATTACTTATTGGCAAAATCACCCCTGTTTAACGTTTTTATTCGCTGATTTGTTTGTTGGGCCAACCAGTCAATCGCCGAGGGTGGATGAAGCCAGACATGAGAGTTTATATGATTTAGAAATTGCGTTTCAAAAGTTAAATTATCCGGCAAATGTTCCTCCTGAATTAGTTGATAGATTATTAAGAAATTTATTAATTGATATTACAGGAAATACCCACCGTTCCGCTTTTTGTATTGATAAATTGTACCCTGTTGAAAATCATAGAAATCAATTAGGATTATTAGAATTTCGAGCCTTTGCCATGCCTCCTCACCCCCGAATGAGCTTATTACAATTGTTATTAATTCGGGCGTTAGTGAGTTGGTTTTGGGAAAAACCCTATCATTATCCGTTAATTCGTTGGGGAACCACTCTACATGATCGATTTATGTTACCCTATTATTTAGGAGAAGATTTAAAAGCGATTTTAAGGGATTTACAAATTATTGGTTATGATTTTGATTTTGATTGGTTTGCCCCATTTTTTGAATTCCGGTTTCCCCGTTATGGAGAAATTACGAAAGAAGGCATTGAACTAGAACTACGTCATGCCATTGAACCTTGGCACGTTTTAGGAGAAGAAACCGCATCGGGAAATACAGCCCGTTATGTTGATTCTTCTATGGAAAGACTACAAGTAAAATTAACGAATGCGTTAGGAAATTCCCCCAATTTTGACAGTTATTCGACTCGATATATTGTCACTTGCCAAGGTCGTCCGATTCCGTTAAAATCTACTGGAAATCTAGGGGAATATGTGGGAGCGGTGCGATTTCGAGCGCGACGATATGCCTCAATTTTACATCCCGATCTTGATCCCCATAATCCTTTAATTTTTGATATTGTTGATACTTGGGCAGAGCGTTCTATTGGGGGCTGTACTTATTTTGTTAACCCTCCCGACGGGAAAATCTATCAACAATTCCCCGTTAATCATCGAGAAGCGGAAGGCCGAATGTTAGAACGATTTATGGAAATGGGGCATACATCAGGATTGATGAAAATTCCCCCTTTACATCTTAATCCTGAATATCCCTTAACCTTAGATTTGCGTCAAATGTCTTGA
- the psaM gene encoding photosystem I reaction center subunit XII, which translates to MTDTQVFIALVIALIPGILAFRLATELYK; encoded by the coding sequence ATGACAGATACTCAGGTGTTTATTGCCCTGGTTATTGCCTTGATTCCTGGAATTTTAGCCTTCCGTTTGGCTACAGAACTGTATAAATAG
- a CDS encoding DUF475 domain-containing protein — protein sequence MLDLDHVFEFSRNLELNLLVLLPILVALEAVLSADNAIALASISCGLEDSKLQNKALNIGLLLAFILRIILILTATWVIKYWQFELLGALYLLWLVFRYFTNKTQENESEEAVRYKSFWQVLPLIAITDLAFSLDSVTAAIAISDRAWLVITGATVGIIILRFMASLFIQWLKEYVYLETAGYLTVGLVGLRLLLRVIDPALVPPEWLMVILTLSLFAWGFSQRVTDSPSNS from the coding sequence ATGTTAGACCTTGATCACGTTTTTGAATTTTCTCGGAATTTAGAGTTAAATCTTCTTGTATTATTGCCTATTTTAGTTGCCCTAGAAGCCGTATTGTCTGCGGATAATGCCATTGCTTTAGCTTCTATTTCCTGTGGTTTAGAAGATAGCAAGCTTCAAAATAAAGCTCTAAATATTGGGTTACTTTTAGCCTTTATTTTACGGATTATTTTGATTCTTACGGCTACTTGGGTAATTAAGTATTGGCAGTTTGAGCTATTAGGAGCGTTATATTTACTTTGGTTAGTTTTTCGATATTTTACCAATAAAACTCAGGAAAATGAATCTGAAGAGGCTGTTCGTTATAAATCATTTTGGCAAGTTTTACCCTTGATTGCGATTACAGATTTAGCCTTTTCCCTCGATAGTGTGACGGCTGCGATCGCTATTTCAGATCGAGCGTGGTTAGTGATTACGGGGGCAACGGTAGGGATTATTATTCTGCGATTTATGGCAAGTTTATTTATTCAGTGGTTAAAAGAATATGTCTATTTAGAAACGGCCGGATATTTAACGGTTGGTTTAGTGGGATTACGATTATTACTACGAGTAATTGATCCAGCGTTAGTCCCACCGGAATGGTTAATGGTTATCCTTACCTTAAGTTTATTTGCTTGGGGATTTTCCCAACGAGTGACTGATTCTCCCAGTAATTCTTAA
- the ndk gene encoding nucleoside-diphosphate kinase: protein MERTFLAIKPDGVQRGLVGEIIRRFETKGFTLVGLKLLIPSQELAEKHYAVHKERPFFYSLVSFITSGPIVAMVWEGDGVVASARKIIGATNPLNAEPGTIRGDFGINIGRNIIHGSDALETAQNEISLWFSDAELANWEPTIKPWLVE from the coding sequence TTGGAACGGACATTTCTTGCGATTAAACCCGATGGCGTTCAGCGTGGACTCGTGGGGGAAATTATTCGGCGTTTTGAAACCAAAGGGTTTACCCTAGTGGGGCTGAAACTGCTCATCCCCTCTCAGGAATTAGCAGAAAAACACTATGCAGTCCACAAAGAAAGACCCTTTTTCTATAGTTTAGTGTCTTTTATTACTTCTGGCCCGATTGTGGCAATGGTCTGGGAAGGAGATGGTGTGGTGGCGTCTGCGCGTAAAATCATCGGTGCTACGAATCCGTTAAACGCTGAACCCGGAACCATTCGGGGAGATTTTGGGATCAATATTGGTCGCAATATTATTCATGGTTCTGATGCCCTTGAAACCGCACAAAACGAAATCAGCTTATGGTTTAGTGATGCCGAATTAGCCAATTGGGAACCCACGATTAAACCTTGGTTAGTTGAGTAA